A stretch of Geomonas oryzisoli DNA encodes these proteins:
- the mtaB gene encoding tRNA (N(6)-L-threonylcarbamoyladenosine(37)-C(2))-methylthiotransferase MtaB, with product MTKRIAITTLGCKINQFESAAMTEALEQDGYSFVPFSETADIYVINSCTVTAKTDAESRRLIRRATRMNPEARVVITGCYAQMAGDELLKLPGVNLILGNSEKKDIVGFIKGLKDEPQAVVSDISQQRTGERTQLESFAEHTRAFLQVQNGCDARCAYCIVPYARGASRSVAPQEALDGMAAFAAKGFQEIVLTGIHLGAYGLDLAPPTDLLSLMQQAEQQGLVRRLRIGSVEPTEVPAEMIAFMAGSRIVCPHLHLPLQAGSDGVLARMNRGYDTALFRSVVQDLVAAMPDVSIGSDVIAGFPGETDREFQETYSFIESLPLAYLHVFPFSQRPGTPAATMAAQVQPRVIKERAEALRILSEKKKAEYAARFVGRELQVLVQKDEGGRKGLSRNYLPVLIEECEGLVNQEVGVLITGTNGGELIGKLAAAR from the coding sequence ATGACTAAAAGAATCGCCATCACCACCCTCGGCTGCAAGATCAACCAGTTCGAATCCGCCGCCATGACCGAAGCTTTGGAGCAGGACGGCTACAGCTTCGTCCCCTTCTCCGAAACGGCCGACATCTACGTCATCAACAGCTGCACCGTCACCGCCAAAACCGATGCCGAGTCCCGCCGCCTCATCAGGCGCGCTACCCGCATGAACCCCGAGGCACGCGTGGTGATCACCGGCTGCTACGCCCAGATGGCTGGCGACGAACTGCTGAAGCTGCCGGGGGTGAACCTCATCCTCGGCAACAGCGAGAAGAAGGACATCGTCGGCTTCATCAAGGGACTGAAGGATGAACCGCAGGCGGTGGTGAGCGATATCTCGCAGCAGAGGACGGGTGAAAGAACACAGTTGGAAAGCTTCGCCGAGCACACCCGCGCCTTCCTCCAGGTGCAAAACGGCTGCGACGCGCGCTGCGCCTACTGCATCGTCCCCTACGCCCGCGGGGCCAGCAGGAGCGTCGCCCCCCAGGAGGCGCTGGACGGCATGGCGGCCTTCGCCGCCAAGGGATTCCAGGAGATCGTCCTGACCGGCATACACCTGGGCGCCTACGGCCTCGACCTCGCCCCTCCTACCGACCTGCTCTCCCTGATGCAGCAGGCCGAGCAGCAGGGGTTGGTGCGACGCCTGCGGATAGGCTCGGTGGAACCGACCGAGGTGCCGGCCGAGATGATCGCCTTCATGGCCGGTTCCCGCATCGTCTGCCCGCACCTGCACCTGCCGCTGCAAGCAGGCTCCGACGGCGTACTCGCCCGCATGAACCGCGGCTATGACACGGCGCTGTTCCGTTCCGTGGTCCAGGACCTGGTCGCCGCCATGCCTGACGTGAGCATCGGCTCCGACGTGATCGCCGGCTTCCCCGGCGAGACCGACCGGGAATTCCAGGAGACCTACTCCTTCATCGAGTCGCTCCCCCTCGCCTACCTGCACGTGTTCCCCTTCTCGCAGCGCCCGGGAACGCCGGCTGCAACCATGGCGGCCCAGGTCCAGCCGCGGGTGATCAAGGAACGCGCCGAGGCGCTCCGCATCCTGTCGGAGAAGAAGAAGGCCGAGTATGCCGCACGGTTTGTCGGGCGGGAACTCCAGGTGCTGGTGCAAAAGGACGAAGGGGGACGCAAGGGGTTATCCAGGAACTACCTTCCGGTGCTCATCGAGGAGTGCGAGGGGCTGGTCAACCAGGAGGTCGGCGTGCTGATCACCGGGACCAACGGCGGGGAGTTGATCGGGAAACTGGCAGCGGCGCGCTAG
- a CDS encoding ATP-binding protein yields MKVLVVDDSRNDRKITRYNLEWHGCHVVEAANGKQGLEMAAAEAPDLIISDCLMPVMDGFRFLRELKKFHELGKIPFIFYSAVYTGSREAELAASLGATAFLEKPMRPDALWEEVGRLLAAETGAEREAEPHPLQEEDFLRDYSQVVATRLEEKVRELTEENESLLRLNGELERRVVERTSQLESANRDLEMFSYSVSHDLRAPLRHLEGFSQALTEEYAPRLNTIGNDYLDRIRRSSRRMADMLDAILELSRSVRGKLNKVDVDLSALAREVVGQLVRSQPERKVDVRVAEGMAARGDARLLKVVLEHLVGNAWKFTQKTEHALVEVFPTEWEGHSAFVVRDNGTGFDMAYSEKLFAPFQRMHSQEEFPGRGIGLAIVKRIVSRHGGKVKIEAEVGQGATVTVTL; encoded by the coding sequence ATGAAGGTCCTGGTCGTCGACGATTCCCGAAACGATCGCAAGATCACCCGCTACAACCTGGAGTGGCACGGCTGCCACGTCGTCGAGGCCGCCAACGGCAAACAGGGGCTCGAGATGGCAGCGGCCGAAGCCCCCGACCTCATCATCTCCGACTGCCTCATGCCGGTGATGGACGGCTTCCGGTTCCTTCGCGAACTCAAGAAATTCCACGAGCTCGGCAAGATCCCCTTCATCTTCTATTCAGCGGTCTACACCGGCAGCAGGGAAGCCGAGCTCGCTGCCTCCCTGGGAGCCACGGCGTTCCTGGAGAAGCCGATGCGTCCGGATGCATTGTGGGAGGAGGTGGGGCGCCTTTTGGCGGCGGAAACGGGCGCAGAGCGCGAGGCGGAGCCGCACCCGCTGCAGGAGGAGGACTTTCTCAGGGACTACAGCCAGGTCGTCGCCACCCGCCTGGAGGAGAAGGTCCGCGAACTGACCGAGGAAAACGAGAGCCTGCTCAGGTTGAACGGCGAGCTGGAGCGCAGGGTGGTGGAGCGCACCTCGCAGCTGGAATCGGCCAACCGCGACCTGGAGATGTTCAGCTACTCGGTTTCCCATGACCTTCGGGCACCCTTGCGGCACCTGGAGGGGTTCAGTCAGGCCCTTACCGAAGAGTACGCACCGAGACTCAACACCATAGGCAACGATTACCTGGACCGGATCAGGAGGTCCAGCCGCCGCATGGCCGACATGCTGGACGCGATCCTGGAATTGTCACGCAGCGTCCGGGGCAAGCTCAACAAGGTAGATGTGGACCTGAGCGCGCTGGCCAGGGAGGTCGTGGGGCAACTGGTCCGTTCGCAACCGGAGCGGAAGGTCGATGTACGCGTGGCGGAGGGGATGGCGGCGCGGGGCGATGCCCGCCTTTTGAAGGTGGTGCTGGAGCACCTGGTGGGAAACGCCTGGAAGTTCACCCAGAAAACGGAGCACGCCCTGGTGGAAGTTTTCCCGACCGAGTGGGAGGGGCATTCCGCCTTCGTCGTTCGGGACAACGGGACGGGGTTCGACATGGCCTACTCGGAGAAGCTGTTCGCTCCCTTCCAGCGGATGCACAGCCAGGAGGAGTTCCCCGGCCGCGGCATCGGACTCGCCATCGTGAAGCGTATCGTCAGCCGCCACGGCGGCAAGGTGAAGATAGAAGCTGAAGTGGGGCAGGGCGCTACGGTGACGGTAACCCTCTAG
- a CDS encoding IS110 family transposase: MEPKVAVAGVDVSKENLDLFVIPLGVSQRFVNDESGCNELVKVLAELAPSRVIFESTGGLEMLAAGIASAASLPVVIINPRQIRDFAKACGLLAKTDKLDAKVIALFGQKIEPEIRPLKDEPAQELSALISRRRQLVEMLTAEKNRLSAAPKSVRDGITRHIEWLEEQIRSYDDDISRFIQSSPMWKAKGEILTSVKGIGPVTAATLLAALPELGSVTRQQISALVGLCPYNRDSGRVKGKRSIWGGRAAVRCVLYMAALAAVRFNPTIKVFYDRLRNAGKVHKVAITATMRKLLVILNAMLRDNQPWSDSHTFA, encoded by the coding sequence ATGGAACCTAAAGTAGCTGTAGCTGGCGTTGATGTAAGCAAAGAGAATCTCGACCTATTCGTGATCCCTCTGGGTGTTTCACAGCGATTCGTCAATGATGAGAGCGGCTGCAATGAGCTGGTGAAGGTCCTTGCTGAGCTAGCACCATCCCGGGTAATTTTCGAGTCCACAGGAGGACTCGAAATGCTGGCAGCCGGAATTGCTTCTGCGGCCTCACTTCCCGTAGTAATTATCAATCCCAGGCAGATTCGAGACTTTGCCAAAGCCTGTGGATTACTTGCAAAGACAGACAAGCTCGATGCAAAGGTAATCGCACTATTCGGGCAGAAGATCGAGCCTGAAATTCGTCCTCTTAAGGATGAGCCGGCCCAGGAACTATCGGCGCTGATCTCGCGCCGGAGGCAACTCGTCGAGATGCTCACGGCCGAAAAGAACAGGCTTTCCGCTGCTCCGAAATCAGTACGAGATGGCATCACCCGCCACATCGAATGGCTGGAGGAGCAGATCCGCTCCTATGATGACGATATATCTCGTTTCATCCAGTCTTCCCCAATGTGGAAGGCAAAGGGGGAGATTCTGACCAGTGTCAAGGGCATTGGTCCTGTGACAGCAGCAACTTTGCTCGCTGCACTCCCCGAGTTGGGATCTGTCACCAGGCAACAAATCAGCGCGTTAGTCGGCTTGTGCCCTTACAACCGTGACAGCGGCAGGGTTAAAGGCAAACGCTCGATCTGGGGAGGCCGTGCAGCAGTACGTTGTGTCCTGTACATGGCGGCACTAGCAGCAGTACGATTTAACCCCACGATAAAAGTCTTCTATGACCGGCTAAGGAACGCCGGTAAGGTGCACAAGGTGGCAATAACCGCTACGATGCGAAAGCTCTTGGTCATACTGAATGCAATGCTCAGAGATAACCAGCCTTGGAGCGATAGCCACACTTTTGCTTGA